From the Bacteroidia bacterium genome, one window contains:
- a CDS encoding helix-turn-helix transcriptional regulator yields MNIQRFVKEKRKATGLTQPDLAERAGVGLRFVRDLEQGKATLRMDKVNLVLRTFGHELGPVPMDRDLLLESETGIERSKKRSMQ; encoded by the coding sequence ATGAACATTCAGCGGTTCGTCAAGGAAAAGCGAAAAGCAACGGGTCTGACACAGCCCGATCTCGCTGAGCGCGCGGGCGTCGGATTGAGATTCGTCCGGGATTTGGAGCAGGGCAAAGCCACGTTACGAATGGACAAAGTGAACCTTGTGCTCCGTACTTTCGGGCACGAGTTGGGGCCGGTACCCATGGATCGCGATCTGCTTTTAGAAAGCGAGACCGGTATCGAACGATCAAAGAAGCGGAGCATGCAATGA
- a CDS encoding HipA N-terminal domain-containing protein, which yields MRIAEVFMHEQYAGRLIEDENGYTFTYDPTYLASGGKPAISLTLPLQKESFENPVLFPFFDGLIPEGWLLDVARENWKLDPRDRMGLLMTCCRDCIGAVSVRATGEAGL from the coding sequence ATGAGAATCGCAGAGGTATTCATGCACGAACAATACGCGGGGAGACTCATCGAAGATGAGAACGGGTACACGTTCACCTATGATCCAACCTACCTCGCCTCCGGAGGAAAACCAGCAATCAGCCTCACCCTCCCTCTTCAAAAAGAATCATTCGAAAACCCGGTCCTCTTTCCGTTTTTCGACGGCCTGATTCCCGAGGGATGGCTGCTGGACGTCGCCCGCGAAAATTGGAAGCTGGATCCGCGCGACCGCATGGGATTACTTATGACGTGTTGTCGCGACTGCATCGGCGCCGTCAGTGTGCGCGCCACCGGAGAAGCAGGATTATGA
- a CDS encoding HipA domain-containing protein, with amino-acid sequence MNSVKRCLFCYALLDDESGDFHPACSRKMFGTPQPPKLPYSESDMLRLALQVVRSRIAVTGVQAKLSLELEKAVKNVHDRRFTIVGMWGRYTLKPPTPQYPYLPEVEDCTMHLASLAGLRTVPHSLIRMQSGKLAYITARIDRTKEGLLHMEDMCQITGRLTEHKYHGSHEQIARALIRYSANPLFDVGIFYEQVLFSFLTGNADMHLKNFSLIDSPGIGYALAPAYDMVATALVNPKDTEELALTLDGKKRSISRRSFENACYLAGLNEKSVGAMFRRFEKAIPRWMEFIGISFLPEAVKEEFRAIIKQRAGRVGLCTGE; translated from the coding sequence ATGAACTCTGTGAAACGCTGTCTGTTCTGCTATGCATTGCTCGATGATGAGTCCGGAGATTTTCACCCGGCATGCAGTCGAAAAATGTTCGGCACTCCTCAACCGCCCAAGTTACCGTACTCCGAGTCGGACATGCTGCGTCTGGCGCTGCAGGTAGTCCGCTCGCGGATAGCGGTAACCGGTGTGCAGGCAAAATTGTCGCTCGAACTGGAAAAGGCCGTGAAAAACGTACACGACAGGCGGTTTACCATCGTCGGAATGTGGGGACGTTATACTCTCAAACCTCCGACCCCGCAGTATCCGTACCTGCCGGAAGTGGAAGATTGCACCATGCATTTGGCATCGCTGGCAGGTTTACGCACCGTACCGCACTCACTGATTCGCATGCAATCAGGAAAGCTCGCGTACATCACCGCGAGAATTGATCGCACAAAGGAGGGGCTGCTGCACATGGAGGACATGTGCCAGATTACGGGTCGGCTCACAGAACACAAGTATCACGGCTCACACGAGCAAATTGCGAGAGCCCTCATCCGGTACTCGGCGAATCCCTTGTTCGACGTCGGCATATTCTACGAACAGGTCCTGTTTTCATTCCTTACGGGGAATGCGGACATGCATCTGAAGAATTTCTCGCTGATCGACAGTCCCGGTATCGGCTATGCGCTCGCCCCGGCGTACGACATGGTCGCCACCGCGCTGGTCAATCCGAAGGATACGGAGGAACTCGCGCTGACACTTGACGGCAAGAAGCGGAGCATTTCCCGGCGCAGCTTCGAGAATGCGTGTTATCTCGCCGGGCTGAATGAAAAATCCGTGGGTGCCATGTTCCGCCGCTTTGAGAAGGCGATCCCGCGCTGGATGGAATTCATAGGAATCAGCTTTTTGCCGGAAGCCGTGAAGGAAGAATTCAGGGCGATCATAAAGCAACGCGCCGGGAGAGTGGGGCTCTGTACCGGTGAATAG
- a CDS encoding DUF1566 domain-containing protein, whose amino-acid sequence MKASHRSTKRLPYTLFLVLCPLSAWMTHAQQLPYSVVDTHQQLSYNNNAVIATPQIGQPFHGQDAQYAGHQPSYTVSTDGLTVFDHVSGLTWQRAADTNGDGIVSSADKLTFAQATAHPVALNSAVHGGYSDWRLPTIKELYSLMDFRGTDPSGYNGTDTRQLTSFLDQEYLRFAYGDPAAGERIIDAQYASSTLYTSTTMGGGETMFGVNFADGRIKGYPKSTGPGGRTATYFVLCVRGNTSYGNNDFFDNGDGTITDRATGLMWSQSDGGVKLNWQDALAWAAQKNNETYLGHNDWRLPNVKELQSILDYTRAPASSNSPAIDPVFDCTSITNEAGEQDYPCYWSSTTHAAFNGSGNAAAYVAFGRGMGYMNGRWIDVHGAGCQRSDPKAGDPADYPQGRGPQGDAIRIYNYVRLVRDASATTGMGDHGSQLETTPASPRLEQNYPNPFREATTINYTLPAAGEVSLRVYDAMGRCVATLVEGLQECGMYSVPFRVRQIPSGVYTVVLRAGGVQSMRSMLVW is encoded by the coding sequence ATGAAAGCTTCACATCGTTCAACAAAACGATTGCCGTATACACTCTTCCTGGTGCTTTGTCCTCTTTCAGCATGGATGACGCATGCGCAGCAATTGCCGTATTCCGTGGTTGATACGCATCAGCAGTTGAGCTACAACAACAACGCGGTCATAGCGACGCCGCAAATCGGGCAACCCTTCCACGGGCAGGACGCACAGTACGCGGGACATCAGCCGAGTTATACCGTGAGCACCGATGGCTTGACGGTGTTCGACCACGTCAGCGGTTTGACCTGGCAGCGGGCTGCGGACACCAACGGCGACGGGATTGTCTCATCCGCAGATAAGCTCACCTTCGCGCAGGCCACGGCTCATCCCGTGGCGCTCAATTCTGCGGTGCACGGCGGCTACAGTGACTGGAGACTGCCGACGATCAAGGAGCTGTATTCCCTCATGGATTTTCGCGGCACCGATCCTTCCGGCTACAACGGTACCGACACGCGGCAATTGACGTCCTTCCTCGATCAGGAGTATCTCAGATTCGCTTACGGAGATCCCGCGGCGGGCGAACGCATTATCGATGCGCAGTACGCGAGCAGCACGCTGTACACATCCACGACTATGGGCGGCGGCGAGACCATGTTCGGTGTCAATTTCGCCGATGGACGCATCAAAGGTTACCCGAAATCCACCGGACCGGGCGGGCGGACAGCGACATATTTCGTGCTCTGCGTGCGGGGCAACACGAGCTACGGCAACAATGACTTCTTCGACAATGGCGATGGCACTATCACCGACCGTGCAACAGGACTGATGTGGTCGCAATCCGACGGCGGCGTCAAACTGAATTGGCAGGACGCCCTCGCCTGGGCGGCGCAGAAAAACAACGAAACGTATCTGGGCCACAACGACTGGCGCCTGCCCAATGTCAAGGAGCTTCAGAGCATACTTGATTACACACGCGCGCCGGCCAGCAGCAATTCTCCGGCCATCGATCCGGTATTCGATTGCACGAGCATCACGAATGAAGCGGGCGAACAGGATTACCCCTGTTATTGGTCTTCGACCACGCACGCGGCATTCAACGGCAGCGGAAACGCCGCAGCGTATGTGGCCTTCGGCAGGGGAATGGGCTATATGAACGGCAGGTGGATAGACGTGCACGGCGCCGGTTGTCAGCGCTCCGATCCCAAAGCGGGCGATCCCGCGGACTATCCGCAGGGCCGCGGTCCGCAGGGGGACGCGATTCGCATATATAATTACGTGCGTCTGGTACGCGACGCATCGGCCACCACCGGAATGGGAGATCATGGGTCGCAGCTTGAGACAACGCCGGCGAGTCCGCGATTGGAGCAGAATTATCCGAATCCCTTCCGCGAAGCGACGACGATCAATTACACACTCCCCGCTGCAGGCGAGGTGTCGCTGCGTGTGTACGATGCGATGGGGCGCTGCGTCGCGACGCTTGTGGAAGGCCTGCAGGAGTGCGGGATGTACAGCGTCCCTTTCCGCGTGCGGCAGATTCCATCAGGCGTATACACCGTCGTTCTGCGAGCGGGTGGCGTGCAGTCCATGCGCAGTATGCTCGTCTGGTGA